The following proteins come from a genomic window of Myroides odoratus DSM 2801:
- a CDS encoding outer membrane beta-barrel protein, which produces MKKITLIAALLLGSMTIAHAQKGKLVETPKLSEDVGTTPIKKGNWIVGGALGSTGYSFEEESFNINVTPRAGYFISDGIAVGLEIGTGFQTVKDGDNIWSYKVMPFARYYFPEGASATGRFFGQGAVGISGAEVAGESDTSFAFNINAGYSHFVSRNVALEAIVGYNYSKSNQASASAHNGLGLSLGFQIFLGK; this is translated from the coding sequence ATGAAAAAGATTACATTGATTGCAGCATTATTGTTAGGTAGTATGACAATTGCACATGCACAAAAAGGAAAATTAGTAGAAACACCAAAATTATCTGAAGATGTTGGAACAACGCCAATCAAAAAAGGAAACTGGATTGTTGGAGGTGCTTTAGGATCAACTGGATATAGTTTCGAAGAAGAGAGTTTTAATATTAATGTAACACCAAGAGCAGGTTATTTTATTTCTGATGGAATTGCAGTGGGTCTTGAGATTGGAACAGGGTTTCAAACAGTAAAAGACGGTGATAATATTTGGAGTTATAAAGTTATGCCGTTTGCAAGATACTATTTCCCAGAAGGAGCTAGTGCTACAGGACGTTTCTTTGGACAAGGTGCTGTTGGTATTTCAGGTGCTGAAGTTGCAGGAGAAAGCGATACATCTTTCGCATTTAATATTAATGCAGGGTATTCTCACTTCGTCTCTCGTAACGTTGCCTTAGAAGCAATTGTGGGATATAACTACAGTAAATCTAATCAAGCAAGTGCTTCTGCACATAATGGATTAGGATTATCTCTAGGTTTCCAAATTTTCTTAGGAAAATAA
- a CDS encoding thiamine diphosphokinase gives MSSHHIVRDDQEPALIIANGAACSQDLLDQLLEWSPYIVVLDQAIERVIELNIKVDVLIGDFDRDFDPTVYLAKQYPLDIIHSPDQETTDLEKALNFLLTKGITAANVIWATGKRADHTFTNITTLVKYRDSMKIVILDDYSKIFRLPSTYKKWYTKDTILSLIPVGKAGGITTSNLKYPLLNEALELGIRTGSSNSVLEDGIVSITYESGDLLLMECTD, from the coding sequence ATGTCATCACATCACATCGTTCGAGATGATCAAGAACCTGCCTTAATTATTGCTAATGGGGCAGCATGTAGTCAAGATTTACTAGATCAATTATTGGAATGGTCTCCCTATATTGTAGTATTAGATCAAGCGATAGAACGAGTTATTGAACTAAACATCAAGGTAGATGTATTGATTGGAGACTTTGATCGAGATTTTGATCCAACCGTATATCTTGCCAAACAGTATCCCTTAGACATTATACACAGTCCCGATCAAGAAACTACAGATTTGGAAAAAGCATTGAATTTCTTACTAACCAAAGGAATAACAGCAGCTAATGTTATTTGGGCAACTGGTAAAAGAGCAGATCATACCTTCACGAATATTACAACTTTAGTGAAGTACCGCGATAGCATGAAAATAGTGATTCTCGATGATTATTCTAAAATTTTCCGGTTACCTTCTACCTATAAAAAATGGTATACAAAGGATACTATTTTATCTTTGATTCCCGTTGGAAAAGCTGGCGGAATTACAACATCTAATTTGAAGTACCCTTTGTTGAATGAAGCCTTAGAACTCGGCATTCGAACAGGATCAAGTAATAGTGTGCTGGAAGATGGTATAGTCAGTATCACCTATGAAAGTGGCGATTTACTATTAATGGAATGCACGGATTAG
- a CDS encoding rhodanese-like domain-containing protein, with protein sequence MQNNFIFEAIKTSKQKMDLAQEQWWEQYQNDSNAVMLDVRTDEEVEEVSIPNAINIDIYKGQGFLDAVEQLDKTKNYYVYCKAGGRSNQACMLMNQLGFENTFNLLGGITEWEGPTV encoded by the coding sequence ATGCAAAATAACTTTATCTTTGAAGCTATTAAAACAAGTAAGCAAAAAATGGATTTAGCACAAGAACAATGGTGGGAACAATATCAAAACGATAGCAACGCTGTTATGTTAGATGTTCGCACAGATGAAGAGGTAGAAGAAGTTTCAATTCCCAATGCAATCAATATTGATATCTATAAAGGTCAAGGTTTTTTAGATGCAGTAGAGCAATTGGATAAAACAAAGAACTACTACGTGTATTGTAAAGCAGGTGGAAGAAGTAACCAAGCTTGTATGTTGATGAACCAATTAGGGTTTGAAAACACCTTTAATTTACTTGGAGGAATTACGGAGTGGGAAGGACCAACCGTATAG
- a CDS encoding diacylglycerol/lipid kinase family protein, translated as MTHIHFIVNPISGKGKHNITEEHIRTFFPSEKYNVVVHLTTHKKHAIELTKLALTQGASIVVACGGDGTIHEVATELVHKDVLFGVVPVGSGNGLASNLSIPKDIDKALEVIQRQSVVAMDVGVLNGEYFFSNMGFGIDATIIEQYEKSGKRKLGAYIRAALNSAQHYQAKQMRVTYNGVTKEVNPLLLFISNSNEMGYNMSLTPQASLTDGLLDYLMVPKIGILKQLTFGLYVLLKKTEKFRRTDYVQTTKIEVEIKNSPKNGAQIDGEYYEFDTNHFVIEVAQKSLKVIC; from the coding sequence ATGACCCATATTCATTTTATCGTTAATCCTATTTCAGGAAAAGGTAAACACAATATTACAGAAGAACATATTAGAACTTTTTTTCCCAGCGAAAAATATAACGTTGTTGTTCATTTAACTACCCATAAAAAACACGCCATTGAATTAACCAAATTAGCACTAACACAAGGGGCTTCAATTGTTGTCGCATGTGGAGGGGATGGTACGATTCATGAGGTGGCTACTGAGTTAGTACATAAAGATGTACTTTTTGGCGTAGTACCTGTTGGTTCAGGTAATGGACTAGCTTCTAATTTGTCGATTCCTAAAGATATTGATAAAGCCCTTGAAGTTATTCAAAGACAATCAGTTGTTGCTATGGATGTAGGCGTGTTGAATGGAGAGTACTTCTTTAGTAATATGGGATTCGGAATTGATGCAACCATTATTGAACAATATGAAAAATCAGGCAAGCGAAAATTGGGGGCCTATATTCGTGCTGCTTTAAATTCTGCTCAGCATTATCAGGCGAAACAGATGCGTGTAACCTATAATGGAGTGACAAAAGAAGTAAATCCTTTGTTGTTGTTTATTTCCAACTCAAATGAAATGGGATATAACATGAGTCTGACACCTCAAGCAAGCCTTACGGATGGATTATTGGATTATTTAATGGTACCTAAAATTGGTATTTTAAAACAATTGACCTTTGGGTTATATGTTTTATTAAAAAAAACAGAAAAATTTAGACGAACAGATTATGTGCAAACAACCAAAATAGAGGTTGAAATTAAGAACAGTCCAAAGAATGGAGCACAAATAGATGGGGAGTATTATGAATTTGATACCAACCATTTTGTAATCGAAGTCGCACAAAAGAGTTTAAAAGTTATTTGTTAG
- the pncA gene encoding bifunctional nicotinamidase/pyrazinamidase, with amino-acid sequence MKALLVVDLQVDFLPNGALAVKEGDVIIPYINAIQDRFDLIVATQDWHPLDHQSFASQHLNQHVYDVVELHGIPQVLWPDHCVQGTEGAAFSQAWKSNSVAAVFRKGMNKQVDSYSGFYDNNKIDSTGLLGFLKDKQVTEVYVCGLAAEFCVFYTAMDAKNAGFETYFLDFATKPITMEGLQQAKAKLIENDVVIVNESEELKV; translated from the coding sequence ATGAAAGCTTTATTGGTAGTTGATTTACAAGTTGATTTTTTACCGAACGGAGCCTTAGCAGTGAAAGAGGGGGATGTAATTATCCCTTATATTAATGCAATACAAGATCGTTTTGATTTGATTGTTGCAACGCAAGATTGGCATCCTTTGGATCACCAAAGTTTTGCTTCTCAGCATCTCAATCAACACGTATACGATGTGGTTGAATTGCATGGAATACCACAGGTGTTATGGCCTGATCATTGCGTACAAGGAACGGAAGGAGCAGCATTTAGTCAAGCGTGGAAGAGTAATTCCGTCGCTGCTGTATTCCGAAAAGGAATGAATAAACAAGTCGACTCCTATAGCGGTTTTTACGATAACAATAAAATCGATTCGACAGGGCTTCTAGGTTTTCTGAAAGATAAACAAGTTACAGAAGTGTATGTGTGTGGATTGGCAGCAGAATTTTGTGTGTTTTATACCGCAATGGATGCTAAGAATGCAGGATTTGAAACCTATTTTTTGGATTTTGCAACGAAGCCAATTACGATGGAAGGACTGCAACAAGCAAAGGCGAAATTGATTGAGAATGATGTCGTTATCGTAAATGAAAGTGAAGAATTGAAGGTGTAA